Proteins encoded in a region of the Streptomyces violaceoruber genome:
- a CDS encoding maleylpyruvate isomerase family mycothiol-dependent enzyme — translation MMDHAHDLASVRDATDRLLTAVGKLDNAFVTESSRLPGWSRGHVLAHLARNADALVNVLEGRPMYVSGEARDADIERDAPRPLDAQLADVRESAARFQDVGAAPADWTRTVELRNGVTDSASRVPFRRWAEVELHHVDLGAGYELEDLPAEFTERETDFLAARFAGHPDVPPTRLTDGTRAWTTGRESDAPEVTVTGPPADLLGWLAGRRAGSALTVEGGALPTLPPL, via the coding sequence ATGATGGATCACGCTCATGACCTGGCGTCTGTACGTGACGCGACCGATCGGCTGCTCACCGCGGTCGGGAAACTGGACAACGCGTTCGTGACGGAGTCGTCACGGCTTCCCGGCTGGAGTCGCGGTCACGTCCTCGCCCACCTCGCCCGCAACGCCGACGCCCTCGTGAACGTCCTCGAAGGACGTCCCATGTACGTCTCGGGCGAGGCCCGGGACGCCGACATCGAGCGGGACGCCCCGCGCCCGCTCGACGCCCAGCTCGCGGATGTGCGCGAGAGCGCCGCCCGGTTCCAGGACGTCGGTGCCGCACCCGCGGACTGGACGCGCACGGTGGAGCTGCGCAACGGGGTCACGGACTCGGCCTCCAGGGTGCCGTTCCGCAGGTGGGCCGAGGTGGAGCTGCACCACGTGGACCTGGGCGCCGGCTACGAGCTGGAGGACCTTCCCGCGGAGTTCACCGAGCGGGAGACCGACTTCCTCGCCGCCCGGTTCGCCGGTCACCCCGACGTGCCGCCGACCCGGCTCACGGACGGCACGCGCGCGTGGACCACGGGGCGGGAGTCGGACGCTCCCGAGGTGACCGTCACCGGTCCCCCGGCCGATCTGCTCGGCTGGCTCGCCGGCCGCCGTGCGGGCTCCGCGCTCACGGTGGAGGGCGGCGCGCTGCCGACGCTGCCTCCGCTGTAG
- a CDS encoding MBL fold metallo-hydrolase yields MTYSGEVTVGGPADVHELKDLMITKVAVGPMNNNAYLLRCRATDEQLLIDAANDAHTLLGTIGDDGIASVVTTHRHGDHWQALAEVVAATGARTHAGRHDAEGIPVPTDVLIDDGDTIRVGQVELTARHIAGHTPGSVVLVYDDPHGHPHVFTGDCLFPGGVGNTFKDPDAFASLIHDVQTKVFDTLPDETWVYPGHGNDTTLGAERPHLPEWRARGW; encoded by the coding sequence ATGACGTACAGCGGAGAGGTGACGGTCGGCGGGCCCGCCGACGTGCACGAGCTCAAGGACCTGATGATCACCAAGGTCGCGGTCGGCCCGATGAACAACAACGCCTATCTGCTGCGCTGCCGGGCCACCGACGAGCAACTGCTGATCGACGCCGCCAACGACGCGCACACCCTGCTCGGCACGATCGGGGACGACGGCATCGCTTCCGTCGTCACCACACACCGGCACGGCGACCACTGGCAGGCGCTCGCCGAGGTCGTCGCGGCCACCGGCGCCCGCACCCACGCCGGCCGGCACGACGCCGAGGGCATCCCGGTGCCGACCGACGTCCTGATCGACGACGGCGACACGATCCGGGTGGGGCAGGTGGAACTCACCGCACGCCACATCGCCGGACACACGCCGGGCTCCGTCGTCCTGGTCTACGACGACCCGCACGGGCATCCCCACGTGTTCACCGGGGACTGCCTGTTCCCGGGCGGCGTGGGGAACACCTTCAAGGACCCGGACGCCTTCGCGAGCCTCATCCACGACGTGCAGACCAAGGTCTTCGACACGCTCCCGGACGAGACGTGGGTCTATCCCGGGCACGGCAACGACACGACGCTCGGCGCGGAGCGGCCGCACCTGCCGGAATGGCGGGCACGGGGCTGGTGA